The DNA segment CACATCTCTGCTTGGTTCTTCACTTCATCCACCCAAAGCATGAGGAAAGCCCAAATAGAAAGATGGCTTAAACTGAGACTGAAATTCAAGTCTCACAACCCATAATAGCAGCATCATAAATTATATTATTGAAGGCAATTTCAGACATTTGACTTACTTTGGAACAATGTCCTGCTTACCTCAGTTAGGAAGTCAAGTGTTTTTATGTATGAGTATTTGGAGTAAACCAAAACAGGCAGAGCATCATTAGCTGAATCAAGGGCAGCAACACGGAGAGCCTCCTTAATCTTGTAGTGAACAAACTTTTGAGCTTTATTTGAGGATTTTAGCTTCTCAGGGAGGTAGATACTTGGATATAGGCATCGTGATGCCTTCCAGAGCCATGCTAACTCGTTATTTCTAGAGATATCTTCCTTTTTGCAATGGCCTGTGTAATTATTGGCTTCATTTTCTTTAAAGTAATTGTAGCAGTCTGGAAATTTGTAATAGCCCCAGTAACCCTTTGGTCTCAGAGTCTGTCCGAGTTTTAGTGTTTGTTTCATAAAGTCTTGCGCAGCATTTTCAAATTCCTTTTTGGCAATCTGGAGAATCTTACTTTCAGGTAAATGGGGGTATTCATTTCTTACTAGTTCTTCAGATTTTTCCTTGTAGATATGCAGATGGTCCCAGTTACGTTCCCAAACTGGTCGCCACTCTTCCCAATCTATCACTGCAAGCCCATGGAAGTCTTTGTCCAGTACCGTGGAAATGTCATCTGAAGCTACTGTGAGGTGGTCGGACAGACTAGCCTTCTGCACAAGACCACCATTTACTGGGATCCTCTCACTGGTGTAGTATGGGTAAAGTCCTAATTTGTTCTTGTAAAATATGGTGATATTCTTTCCAACAAAGGTCTCATTTTCATTTTCAACAATATCAAAGACACTCAGATCCAAATCAACATCAAATTTTGTTTTACACCCTGCAGTAGGTGTGTTCCAAACCACAATAAATGGCTTATTGTGGAGCATTGGTGAGGCTGATGCTGGCTTAAATTCATTCCCCCAAATGAAGGCTGGATGGGTAGAGAGATAAAATAGGGTATATATGAGTAGTGTGAGACCTGTTAACATTATTATGGCTCTTTCCTCAGCAGCTGGTGAACCTCTCCCAATCAGACCATTCTGTAAGAGAAAAACCAACAATGTTCATTTGGAAATCAAAGAAATTCCACAGTTGATTTGATTTCATAATCAAATGCTCGAGATGTACCAGATAATAGCTAGGCACACAGTGTAGAAGTACTGAAGTTTGATCCCTATCCTGTGCAGAGTTAATTGACTTCAGCCATGACAATACTTGGGCTGCCACATTTGATCTAGCCTATGGTTCAAACTCCCAAAAAGTATTCAGTGACCCTGTACGTTAACAGGACAAAAACCTCTTCAGGTAATAACCTACTGATCAATATCTCACTCTTGAATAAAGAATGGCTACTTCAATTAAGTTCCAAGAAGTGTGTCTACACCAATGAATCTATGTCCAGTAAGATTAATGGGTAGATCTTGATTCTGTGCGATTGTATGAAGCTGTTACAGAAGATGTTCAGATTGTTACTTCCACTTTAGTTTGGAGAGATGATAAAGTGGGCTGCCAACTCACTCCAGTCCAGTTTTATACCATGTTGTGAAATTAAGATTTACCCCAAACACAAATATAATTTTTAAATCATATCACACTGCAGTGTCAGTTATTTTTCTCAGATCACTTATGGAACACCGCAAAAGGTGGATGCATATTAGGCAGATTCTGtatcagggctcatgcccgaaacgtcgatgctcctgctccttggatgctgcctgacctgctgcgcttttccagcaacacattttcagattctgTATCAGGGCAAGGTCTCTTGACAAAAGAATTTTCAGATCCTACTacttagcttaacatctgttattgggaaattattagagtctattataaaggatgtaatacgAGAGCATTTATGACTACATAGGATTATAAAACAGAGTCACCACTCTTCTCCCAAACTGTTTCTAACCTAAGGAACCTTCTAAAAATCGTGAAGaccaaattattttctttaaggCTCTTTGAAAGATCAAAAGATTCCCTTTCAAAATATCTCTTTGCATTTTAGATATAAAACGTAAGAGAGATTTGTAAATATTCTTGTCTATTGCTTCTAAAGGAGTACATTCCAAATGTTTTTAGAGTGCAGATTTTATGCATAAAAGTAATAGAATATTAAATAAAATGAGCTGGATTTTATAAGCACGGGAACAGGTTATTTAGCCCAACCACACCATAGCAGGATTCATACTCCACTGAACCATGTTTCCGTATCCACCCCGGTCAGAATAATCCTCTATTTCATTCTACTTCACATGCTCATTTGATCTTCCCTGAAATGCACATACGTTTGCTTTAACCACTTCCTCAGTAGCAACACTACTTTTTTGCAAGTGTGCGTTGAGCAGTTTGTTCCTCATATAATTTCACTGATGACAATCTCACACTGATAGCCTCTAGTTTTCTTTCTACAAGTAGAAACACTCTCTCGGTGTCTACTCTATGACGACGTTCCATCATTTAAAGACCTCAATTTGGTCATTCTCTAGCCTGTTCTTTTGGAAGCATTAGAGACCTAGTCTGTTCATCTTTTTCCTGAAGTTAGTTGGTGTGGTCCTTTTTGATTTTTTCTTTGTCCCTCTTTCAACAtgtcttagagtcacagagtcatagagatgaacagcacagaaacagacccttcagtccaacttgtccatgccaaagaGGTATCCTAAATAAACCTATTCCCATttgtttaggacatctggttggcatggatgagttgaccaaagtgtctggttccatgctgcacatctctatgactcttagagACATTGAGAGAGGGTACaaagaaaaaaacccaaaaaGGATTGTACCAGAACTTCAGGAAAAAGATGAACAGACTGGGTTAATCATCTTTAAAATATGGTGACCCAAATGGTACATGCGAGTACTCAAAATACACAGGGACAGTGGGTGGATTGGTTTCCAAGAATCCCAAAATGGTCCAGGAGGATTCATTCACATGAACAATCAGAGAAAACCAGCGgcatggtagttcagtggttagcactgctgcctcagaacaccaggttcgattcccgcctcgggtgactgtctgtgtggagtttacacattctccctgtgtctgtgtgggtttcctccaggtgctctggtttccacaatccaaagatgtgcagatcaagtgaattggtgatgctaaattgcccatagtgttgggtgcaatagttagggtaaatgtagaggggtgggttacacttcagaaggttggtgtggagttgttgggccaaatggcctgattccacactgtaaggaatctaatctaaccagaaGTTGTCCTAATATCTTGGGCAGTTGGATTTATGAAGGGCTGTTCATCTAATCAAAGGTTGTTTTTGTCTCTCATGTTTGCTGCTGATAAGCTCACAGTGAAATTATCATCAGAAAATGATGGAGAAGAGTAGCTTATGAATGCAGTGAGAAGGTTAATGGTAGCATTGGGCAAGACTAGCAGAACCAAGCGACTCTGCAGAAACTAGGACTAGAGCAAGTGGGAATGGACCAGACTGGCGTACAGCAAGTGGCCGAGCAAACTGGGGACCCAAAGCAGAGATAGAGGAGCCAGAAAGTAGCCATGAAAGTGAGGATGGTAGGGCCAGAAGGCAAAGCAAAGGGCTGCAGGGCAAATTGAGTCCTTAAAGGgggacagatggacagaaaagtgTGGGAGAGTGAAGCAACAAAGGAACAAGCAGTTTAGAACATTTTAACAAAGGAATTGTGTACTGTATAAACATTACTATTGTGATGAAAACTGTAAAATGGATAATTTAATATGTAAATTTAATTTCattaaagttaacatttttggGTTGATACATCTCAAAGTACTGTGTGTTACTTGAGGTGCAGTGACTGAGTTAGAGACAAGTACACAATCTCTTTGATGTGATCTCGGAAAGCATGTTTATTGTGATAGATCTTGTGTACAGGTACATCAATTATTAAAAGAAAGGTTGCTAACTTATGCTTGTTATCCTATACCAATTTAAATACTGTAACAAAATTAGTGCTTTTTGTGCATTGTCGTTGCTTGAGATCTAACTGAGTAATAATGATTATTGAGAATAATGTTTAATTCTTCTAATTTTGCATCTGCGTGAGTCCAAATATCCCATATGGCGACACAAATATGGAAGGAAATACGAAAATGTGACTGCAACGTCTAATAAAGGACCTAGTGAGAATGAAAAAGGAACCCTCAAAAActcatcaaaattctggaacttccttcctaaccGCAATGTTCATTTGCAGCACTTAAAAGAAAGGTTTCTCATTACTTTCCTATGAATTCAGGaatacaataaatgctgggtttTGCAACAACATTCCCAGCCTATGAAGGAAGTACAAGAAATATGTCCCCAAACTCTGTATCAATTACAGTTATGTTTTACTCTTCATTTATTGGTCCAGATATTGTGATTACATTTAAACAGGTTCAGCTAATAGTAATTCTCTTTAAAATTACCAACATACCTGTTGGTGATTTTTCTGGCCAAGTTTCTAAGCTTGGCCAGTCTCTAATTCATCCATTGAAGGAAACCAGGGAAAACCCCATTCAGCATTGGAGGTGTGCTGCAGACCAAGACATCCCCCTTCATACAACACTTCCTGCAGTGTTTTGGGGGTTAAAGGTCTCAAAGTCAGTTTAAAAGTGACTAAGGAAAGGTAAGTGTGTAATATCAGTGACAAGGTAGGGTGGATGCTAGGGAAGTAAGAGGATTGTGTGCTATGTGGGTAAAAGGGTGGGGTACAAGGTACATGGATGTGTGTTTATAGAGTCAttctgcatggaaacagatcatttggtccttgctaaccataatcccaaactagtcccaac comes from the Hemiscyllium ocellatum isolate sHemOce1 chromosome 14, sHemOce1.pat.X.cur, whole genome shotgun sequence genome and includes:
- the LOC132822267 gene encoding hyaluronidase-1-like isoform X1; its protein translation is MSKSWASPPTATDGRCAQPGEERVENGLIGRGSPAAEERAIIMLTGLTLLIYTLFYLSTHPAFIWGNEFKPASASPMLHNKPFIVVWNTPTAGCKTKFDVDLDLSVFDIVENENETFVGKNITIFYKNKLGLYPYYTSERIPVNGGLVQKASLSDHLTVASDDISTVLDKDFHGLAVIDWEEWRPVWERNWDHLHIYKEKSEELVRNEYPHLPESKILQIAKKEFENAAQDFMKQTLKLGQTLRPKGYWGYYKFPDCYNYFKENEANNYTGHCKKEDISRNNELAWLWKASRCLYPSIYLPEKLKSSNKAQKFVHYKIKEALRVAALDSANDALPVLVYSKYSYIKTLDFLTEIDLVHTIGESAAMGATGIVLWGDMEFARTMERCEALKNYIDQELGRYVLNTTTAALLCSRVICNGHGRCVRKDPESRTYLQLDPRSFEVLYVPSSTGPALTARGELHSEDVQSMKETFTCQCYRGWIGPHCQGKSIF
- the LOC132822267 gene encoding hyaluronidase-1-like isoform X2 codes for the protein MLTGLTLLIYTLFYLSTHPAFIWGNEFKPASASPMLHNKPFIVVWNTPTAGCKTKFDVDLDLSVFDIVENENETFVGKNITIFYKNKLGLYPYYTSERIPVNGGLVQKASLSDHLTVASDDISTVLDKDFHGLAVIDWEEWRPVWERNWDHLHIYKEKSEELVRNEYPHLPESKILQIAKKEFENAAQDFMKQTLKLGQTLRPKGYWGYYKFPDCYNYFKENEANNYTGHCKKEDISRNNELAWLWKASRCLYPSIYLPEKLKSSNKAQKFVHYKIKEALRVAALDSANDALPVLVYSKYSYIKTLDFLTEIDLVHTIGESAAMGATGIVLWGDMEFARTMERCEALKNYIDQELGRYVLNTTTAALLCSRVICNGHGRCVRKDPESRTYLQLDPRSFEVLYVPSSTGPALTARGELHSEDVQSMKETFTCQCYRGWIGPHCQGKSIF